From Gossypium raimondii isolate GPD5lz chromosome 11, ASM2569854v1, whole genome shotgun sequence:
TGGTTTTCTTTATCCGAGACGTTCAAATTTGAAGGCATTCGATTTGCTAACCAAAATAGAAAAGCTGCATTGACGAACTCATATGTGGTTAAAGATCTAAACTTTCAACCTATAACGGCGGCAAAGCAAAACGTCATTCCTTTTCAAGCTAGGATAATAATGATCAATATAGTAGCTTCATAACATCTGAAGTGTTGATTTTTCTTATTCATTGATGTCAATTGTCAAAACTCATGAGTTGAGCCAAGCTCAAGGGTATAtggatattaataaatttttgcCTACTGAAATCTTTAATCCTAAAACCtttacataaatttcaaaactttagaTCATGCCTGGACTTAGAAAACTTTTACCAAAGACTAggcttaaataaataatttggaagATCTATTTTGCTCACTCTCATTTTTTGAACTGTCAaatctttcaaatttcaaaGCAAGGGATAACGCAACCCAACCCTAAACAAAGtctaatttcaaattatgttacgtcaaattttcattctttacatATTAGTATCCAACACTCGTACACTTTCAATCCAACACAGTTGAATATGAAGAAAAATCTACAAGTACATTAAAAGAACTTgacaagagaaaaagaaagttttaattttaatttcatttcgtAGTGAAAGTGGAAAGGTGCAAACAGAGTGCTGATTAAGCACTAGCCTCTTATTACTCGGTATCCATTTTGTATACGTCTAATCATATCGAGTCTATAGCTAATCAAACAGATTAAAGAAATTCATCCCTCCATCTCAACCATTTCATCTATTCGAAATCCAATCCAAACTTGGGCACAGCAAAAAtaccataatcaaatttaaaccatAGTATTCAGTTAGGCgtttgttaagttcaatttaattttggttcaagTAAACAATCAAATATATTCGGTTTGATTTTAATTCTAACATATGCCAACAAACTGTCCAACAAGATGGCTAACTGCATTAAAGAAACAGCCATTTATGAAGTCAAAACAAAAACCATCTCATGTGATTAACCGATTGATTACCTCTACTTGTTGCGTTTAGCGGCACGTCTTCCTTGGCCTTTCTTCGGTGGTCCCTTACCACGTCTCTTCAACGATTCAAGCTTCGATAAGCGCTCTTCTTCTTCACGCGCCATGACATGCGGATCATCGTTCTTGATGTCGTATGGGTACCATTCTGCAACCTTGTCCCCGATGAGCTTTTTGCGTAAGAGCTTATGGGGTGATCTCTGTCCCGTTGGGTTGAGTATCTGTCCAAATATTCTTGCTCGAGCTTCAGTGACCCCTACTACGACGGCCGAAGCCAACATTTTCTTTAAACCACCAGCACTCATCTTTCAGTCAATTCTGTTAAAAGTTCAAACAaaacttaaagaaatttttgacAATCATGTTAATAAAACTTTCAGCAATAGCATactgaaaatttcaaaatattttagtaaacaAGATGATCTCCCTCATAACCAGATTTAGGGCAGAAATTTTCCCAATTTGTTCTAAAACCAGAACAAAAATCTATTTCCAACTATTTCTCATTCAAtagtattaaatattcaaatgaaaCTTTCAGCAAAAGCATCGAAATACTATTTTAGGAAACAAGATGATCTCAATCCAatcctaacctaacctaataaCTAAAATTACAGCTGACATTTCAACAACTTGTTCTAAACTACAACAACAATCATAAAACTCTTTTCTTAACCATCTTGGTTCAATTTAAActgacaaaaaaaatcaaatcccaATCTAATAATCAAATAACCAGGTTCTAAAACCAAAACAACATTCTATAAACTGTTCACGTCGAGGTTTCAAATAGTGCAGTTGCGGCCGCTATTTCGCGGTAGCAGCAAAATCCGCCGCCACCAAAAGACCTCCTCAATTCACATCAATAGCAACAAATCGCGGACACCAATagcaatgaaaaaaaaaaagaaaacaacggCGATAAAGGTCCGCCATTTCCACTATACCGATaccttttagaaaaaaaatttctatttctcAACAAAGTAAACAGAGAGAGGAGAGTAACAAACAGTAGGATCGAAaccagaaaattcaaatatagcAGAGTGATGAGAGCAGATAACTCAAAATCTCTCTCATGAGTCAAGTAGAAAGAaatgttcaagttaaatttagGGTTTCAAAAATTACCTTTTATCTAATTTACTGGTCTGTCGGAAACTTGAAGGTAAAGAAGGGGCTTAGGTCAGGGACAGGAGGAGGGGGAGGCTGTGACAGTATAGATGAGAGTGGGCCGGGAATTTCTTTAAGCAAATTTTAGATTACTtgttttatatatgattttagatTACTACAAAAGTACAgtagaattttgaaaaatatattttattatttatcatttccaaattttgaaaaaacaaacaTACTACAAttgtgtgaaaaaaaaaatcaacgaataattttgatacaaacaaaaaatatttaattatttattattttcaaaaatatttttatttataagaagtacaaataatagataataaaatatttgtttgtgtttaaatttttgttgaaactacctattagtcactaaactatgggTCAGTTtccgttttagtcacttaactaaCAAAAGTTATGATTTGGCCagtgaactatttgaaagttttcattcaaGTCACTGAATTGCTCAAAAgcttttatttaagtcattgggctactatgtttattttctaaaaaaaagttTCGCCGCCGAGCTCCAAGCGATGATTCAACGGTCCTATGGTGGATCTGTATCCATTAGCGAGTACAATAACATACTTTATGTCCAAGTCGATATGATGGTCAGTGTCGGAGATTAAAGAAACAAGCTGTTAGATTTTCGGTTCACAAATTTTTGACGTCCAAAGTTattttgtgaagaaaaaaattgaattatagaaaataatggaaaagaGAGCTTTCCATTGGTGCAAGTATTAAAAACAGAAAAAGCCATATAGCATCGATTTTAATAGTaaagtgacttaaatgaaaacttttgaatagttcaatgaccaaattgtaacttttttagttaagtgatcaaaacaaaacattacccattgtttagtgactaatgatgtaatttaccctaaattttttgtttgattttttttccgcgtaaatggtaatatgtttgCTATTCAAAATAGGAGTGAGTGTTggatcgaatcgagtgaaaaaaaattttgagttaatcgagctgacgagtcctattttatcatcctaactcgatttgaaaaatttcgaatcgagttgagtgaaatgaaatttaagttacatcgaatcaaaagaaattgttcaagttaaattaagaaattcaacatgtcaaattaaaatcttgttatagtataactaattccatgttaaagcacataaatatttgaaaagtttttcaaagcaaaataagaaaaaatatatattttaatatgataaggTTGCATCgctaattaacttatttaagtcttcaaaattattattttataaacttttaattttctttatatattcgttagattttttaaatgtttataattttttaaatatatatatatttttggatttttataaatattttaaatttttaaaattattttgaattattttgtaattttttagagagagactaatttgttcattttcaaaattaacatgaCCAAAtgggtatttacaccaatcattattcaattataaaattcaactcaacttGAACTTGAATAACTTATTTGAGTTTACTTGAAAAATCgaataacttgaaattcaattttgtcaattgttttgaattgaatcaaattttacttgcccgtaattcaaaataataaaattttcgatatatttcaaataaatcaaGTACATATAGTGGATCTCAAAATATGTGCGGGTAATATAGAAAACAATTCTTTCTTGAAtcaatctaatatatattacagattaaattaccaaaaaatacctgtttttttcaaaattactaaaataggacgatttttagaatatttacgAGTATAGGCCGATTTAGGGAAAAATGCTTCCAACTCCCTATGTTATATTAGGGTTGTTAAGGTTTTTGGTGTGTTAGAgtttaaggttagggttttaaaatttaaattgattaaatttttaacataataattgtaattattgaattcaatatttaaaatattcgtATTTACACCAATCGTATGTGGCCGCCTATATCGAGCGCTCCGTTTAAGTTGTTACACGATAGGTTATTCTGTCGCAAACCAAAAGGTCGACCGACGTCAACTCAAATACGTGACAACATGGATATTCGAGACAGGTCAAACCAACCGAGGAAGAAGCaaactagaaaacaaatatcAATTCCATTGTAATATGTAAACGCACGGTTCTgtgaaatgataataaatattatctTTCATTTTGTGAAATGGTAACAAATTACAACttcaattttgttaaattataacaatgttcctctaaaaacataataataaaaatcatcgAAAAAATATAAACGTTTGATATAACGATAAAATTAATCAGTCCAGATGCCAGTCAAAATCTGTGCCACAACGGGGTGGTCGACGGTTGCGCACTAGATTCCTTATTAGTTCAGCCTTTGGACGAGGTTGTGGTCGTTAGGGTTGTGGTCTTAGTAGCTCTTCTTCCTCACCTTCGATCGATTGTGACCCTTGCATTATCGGTTGCCATCGTGCATCCTCCAGTTTAAGAATAGGTGGTTAGAAAGATGACTCAGCTTGGTAGAACAAAGATCCCAGAGGTGTTTACGTCACAAACGACGAATGATCATAACTATGTTGAGTCTCATTCACCGATGGGATAACAAATGGACTTTCCATCGGTGCTTGAAACATAGATGGCCTATACATCGTCTTTGACATCGTCATTGTTAGAGGTGTTGATGGCATAGGCATGTAATACATCGGGGACAAATGTATTACACTCCAACCTAACATAGGACTGGAAGCAGAAAAATGTGGTGCAATATATAGTGCTTGTGTGAAGATAATAAGGTTAGAATACGTACTAGAATAAGACGGTACATATTGACCGGTGGGTGGTGTGGGCATCGGTTGTGCAGTCATTGGTGTCAGTTCTTGCGTGGGCACTAATGATGGACCCGCCTCGCTAgctcttggatttaaagggggCATCGTGGCCTACTCATATGGGGATGCCAATGCCTCGCCTCTTCTCTGTACAAATATGATTTGCCATGAATCCTAAACCATTGCATGTACTCCAGATCGCATGTTAGCTCCGGAACGATAATATGTTCACGAGTATGTACTAAATCATACTGATTATTCCACATGTTGATATGTTGGGAGAAGAATATCAGTCAATTCTCATTCGGCTGCCGCAAGTCGACAGGATGTAGATCATCAAGGTCTTGAGGTGCCACGGGAATCGATTGTCGAAATCTAAACTGTTGCAGCACTCTATCGGTCTCATGCATCTCGACGGTAGTATACACTACCAATGGGACCTTCACGTGCCAGATATTGGGATTCACAAAGAATTCCTCGGGGATGGCTTGTTGAATTGTCGGATCCTCATATAgtgtccattcaaactatattaaCGTGATAAAAacattagttatatatatatatatatatatatacacgaaaTCAACTATggtaatattatataattcaaatttaaataaatagatacTTCTGCTTCCAATTATTGGTTTAATAGAAGTTGTATATCTTGAAGCTCAGTAGGTAGTCTCACGTGACTCGGtccatggttccacctaattaaataatttgttaccataatcatatttatttaaatcaattttattattaaaatatgaattttatcttGTTACGATTGGGAATGTATACAGGTAGTTCGCTCGAGGACGTACAAATGGAAATCGGTATCGCTCCCATGATTGCAATAGTAAAATGCGACcaccaattttgatttttcctgGTTGTATCGCCCGACACATCTTATGGTACAATGTCGCCAACACGACGAACCCTCAACTTAGTTCGCCCACTCCTCTAAAATTGACGAGTTTTTACAACCACCTTAGATGGACGAGTGTTCGTGACTTGTCTGGCATCAATATACCTCCGATGATCTAAAGGATGTACACCCGAGCATGTCCTTCTCTTTCGACTTCAATCGAATCCTCATCCAACACCGTGAAATTTTTCATAACCAAGTCATTTCGATCCAACCTCCATAAATCGTTTCAGAACTGAATCCAAAAGTTCACCACATACACCTCGCCAATCACCATACTAAATAGACCTGGTGATTACTAACCTATCCATGGGTAACTGCAACTGTAAATGCATGTCCTCTAGAGTGATAGTACACTTGTCGCatagaagatggaatgtgtgtgtctTGCGTCCACCTATCCACCAACGTGCTTACAAGTTTTGGGTCCAACTTACACCATCGACCTACAAaggccacgtgccaaaaactgACTTCCCTCAAGTATGGTTCAATTAACGGTGATGAAGGACCGTGTAAATTTCAAATATGGCATTGTAAAATTCGATCTTTCGcctatttacataaaaaaatacaaaataataagttaataaataacaatgaaataaacaaattaaacaaaattgaaatttattaaaaactatttttaccatttgcaATTGAATGACGAAAATGTGATTGTCATCATAACGGATTAGAGAACTGGCCATTGCTAATTATATAGaacacaaattaatttaaaaaatattttcagaaaatattaataaaaaatctaatagaaaatataatttagatttCTGAGAGAATTTGAGACTGGTTTgagaatttgagagaattttgtgaTAAATGAGTAAGGGTGAGGGGtttttataggttttttttttatcgttGGGAGGGGGCaattaggggtgtgcaaaattcgagtaaaatcgaaaaaattcagttaaccgaccgaattcggttaattgatcggttaaccgaatttttttcggtcggaggtcggttaattattttttgacttttcggttaacggttaattcggttcaaaaccgatcgattaaccgaattttttcggtttaaccgaaaaaactaataaataaaactataatatataaataggctcactattcacctaaacccaatccaaacccaagtattcaacccaacccaacccaatcataaaaattacaaataatttaataaataaaaataatttaatttcaagacttatgtaatcttagtgattcaaagactcatgtaatgtttttaattatgtagtgattcaattcggttaattcgggtaattcggttaatttttaacaaaaaataaaaatatataattttcggttaattcggttaaccgatcgaattaatcgaaaaattttgattcggttcggttaacaattaaaattttaaaaggtcgGTTAATTTGGCTAATGTTATTTTGGGTAGGTTAACCGGTTGGTTAACCTATTGAACACTCCTAGGGGCAATGACTATTTAAAATAGCCATTGGAAAAGTATCCGTTAGGGGGGGACGCTTCCAGCTAAAAGCGTGTTACTAGTGACACTCAAAAATTGCTTCTACCGTTTTTCCTAAATTGGACTGTACTCGTAAATATTCCAAAAATCGACCTATTtcgttaattttgaaaaaaaaaattagtaatttaatttatatcccATAACTAAGTATTTAACAAATAAGGAAATGTCACTTACGTGGTTAATTTTGTTTGAACGACGCTTGACTTTACACATAATTGACATGTGTGATGCTTATGCTGTTAGTGTTAAAAAACCCGTAATCTTTCCTTAACATTTATTTGATCACATAATTATATACAAAAGTTGAAGGAATTATCTCACTGAAAATATATTCCGTTTGAAATTTGTGTCATTACTACAACCCTATAATCTTAGGTTCCTATTTCGTTtccttattcaatttaaattgtTCTAAgtttgactaaaatataaaataaacagttaactcttgtaaattttaaaagttaaaattttgaaagaagaaaaaagaaaaattactcATGATTGAATCTTAACTAAGTTTGAGTGTCTTTGAAGCG
This genomic window contains:
- the LOC105803607 gene encoding mitochondrial 37S ribosomal protein S27; translated protein: MSAGGLKKMLASAVVVGVTEARARIFGQILNPTGQRSPHKLLRKKLIGDKVAEWYPYDIKNDDPHVMAREEEERLSKLESLKRRGKGPPKKGQGRRAAKRNK